GGCATGTCGTGCCGGCCGTCGGTCCAGAGGTGCGTGACGCGGCAGCGTGTATTGCCGGCCTTATGCAGGTCGGCGATGCGGGAGGCGAAGGCCGGCAGGTGGGACGAGTCGACGCCGATGACGCCGAGGCGGAAGTCGCCGGATGCGGTGGAAACTTGGCTCATCGTCGACTCTACAGACGGGGAAGGTCGACTCGAACACGGCGTTCGAGACTGTCGCGTTCGGCATCGAGCAGCCGGTGCGTCGCGATCGCGTCGGCCAGCGTGACGTCGGGCGATTGGCCCTCGGCGACGGCCTGGACCATGTGGCGAATCTCGCCGTCGTAGCCGTTGCCGGCCGGCAGATCGACGGGCGTAAGCGCTCCGCCGCGGGCGAGTTGGAGCGGCTCGTCGCGGGCGATGTCAAAGTCGGCGGTGCCGGCGTCGAAGTCGGCGACGTATCGCATGCGGAAGTCGGTGCCCTCGTGATGCCACGCACCTTCAGCCACGACGCGGAGGTCCGCATCGTCGTAGTGGTACATCGTCGTGACCGCGTCGACGTGGCCGACGCTCGTCACGCCCGCAGGCCTGCCGAGGCAGAAGTGGACGAAGTCGCTGTCGTGGACGTGCAGGTCGACGAGTGCCCCGCCGCTCTGCGACGTGTCGGCGTAGAAGCCGTTCCAGCCGGGTCGTGCGCCGATGCGTTGCAAGGACAGTGATCGCAGCTGGCCGAGGCTCTTGTCGGCGATGGTGTCGCGCAGCCACGTCCAGCCGGGCCAGAACCGCATGCACATCGCCGGCATGCAATAGCGTTTGGTTTCGGCAGCGATGCCGGCGAGTCTTTCGATCTGCCGCGTGTCGACGGCGATGGGCTTTTCAACCAGAACGTGCTTGCCGGCCCGCATCGCGGCGGCGGCGAGGTCGACGTGACTCGGCGTGGGCGTACAGATGCTGACGAGGTCGACGTCGTCGTTCGCGAAGAGCTCCTCGGCAGTCGCGTAGCCGCGGACCGCTGCAGGATCGAACAGCCGGTCGGACGACGCACCCGAGTCGAGGTT
This DNA window, taken from Planctomycetota bacterium, encodes the following:
- a CDS encoding Gfo/Idh/MocA family oxidoreductase, producing the protein MSDVVRVGVVGLGFMGQTHVAAYQSADGVTLVAVADADEARRTGHASAGGNLDSGASSDRLFDPAAVRGYATAEELFANDDVDLVSICTPTPSHVDLAAAAMRAGKHVLVEKPIAVDTRQIERLAGIAAETKRYCMPAMCMRFWPGWTWLRDTIADKSLGQLRSLSLQRIGARPGWNGFYADTSQSGGALVDLHVHDSDFVHFCLGRPAGVTSVGHVDAVTTMYHYDDADLRVVAEGAWHHEGTDFRMRYVADFDAGTADFDIARDEPLQLARGGALTPVDLPAGNGYDGEIRHMVQAVAEGQSPDVTLADAIATHRLLDAERDSLERRVRVDLPRL